In the genome of Vicinamibacteria bacterium, one region contains:
- a CDS encoding glycosyltransferase family 2 protein, which translates to MELTVVIVSYNARAELEKCLAALFSRTHLDSLEVVVADNASDDGSREMLAELFAARIRLIPCEANLGFGRASNLGWRQAKSSLVLFLNPDAIVGERALDRMVSVLHQRPEVGVVGPLLRYEDGAVQMSAGQMMSLAAEIGQKAWNRGYARGRGPLKKAVERMYSRERFVDWVSGACLMTRRDLLETTGGFDETFFLYAEDVDLCARIRATGARVLFTPRAEVVHLVGRSVAKDRSRAIFEAQRSRLYFYDKHHGGLQAALLRVYLAMKSVVAFLLWPRDRDAHRNVLRLILSGVDR; encoded by the coding sequence CTCGCGCACCCACCTCGATTCCCTCGAGGTCGTCGTCGCCGACAACGCGTCCGACGATGGAAGCCGCGAGATGCTGGCCGAGCTCTTCGCTGCCCGAATCCGGTTGATTCCCTGCGAGGCGAATCTGGGTTTCGGGCGAGCGAGCAACCTCGGTTGGCGCCAGGCGAAGAGCTCTCTCGTGCTTTTTCTCAACCCGGATGCGATCGTGGGAGAGAGAGCCCTCGATCGTATGGTATCGGTCCTTCACCAGCGACCCGAGGTGGGTGTGGTCGGCCCACTTCTACGCTACGAGGACGGCGCGGTGCAGATGTCCGCTGGACAAATGATGAGCCTCGCGGCCGAGATCGGACAAAAGGCGTGGAACCGAGGCTACGCGCGTGGCCGCGGGCCGCTCAAGAAGGCAGTCGAGAGGATGTACTCTCGCGAACGTTTCGTCGATTGGGTGAGCGGTGCTTGTCTCATGACTCGACGCGATCTGCTCGAGACCACCGGAGGTTTCGACGAGACCTTCTTCCTCTACGCAGAAGATGTAGACCTGTGCGCCCGCATTCGCGCTACCGGGGCCAGGGTTCTCTTCACGCCGCGAGCCGAGGTGGTACATCTCGTCGGCCGCTCGGTGGCGAAAGACCGAAGCCGGGCGATTTTCGAAGCACAACGCAGCCGACTGTACTTCTACGACAAGCACCACGGAGGACTCCAGGCTGCTCTGCTCCGAGTGTACCTTGCGATGAAATCCGTCGTCGCTTTCCTCTTGTGGCCGCGCGATCGCGACGCTCATCGGAACGTGCTTCGTCTCATACTGTCTGGGGTCGACCGTTAG
- a CDS encoding glycosyltransferase, with translation MKITLATPSSPRPGVVTGNEVTAARWASIFTDLGHSVVSSPDEADLLVALHARRSAPAVRAFHDRPVIVALTGTDLYQDLPGDEDARESLRRASRVVVLQPGALDVLDAPTRMKTVVIYQSARPLHGVAKVEDAFQVCLIAHLREVKDPFVAAEATRRLPADSRLRLVHAGAAFSEPMRLRASELVTLNPRYLWLGGIGHLESRRVIARSHLMLLTSRFEGGANALSEALAADVPIVACRAPGVEGLLGGSYPGLFGSGEIDELVRLLISAEQDAGFRTDLENACRSLATLVDPALEKSAWAQLLAGVSGSGATFG, from the coding sequence GTGAAGATCACTCTCGCCACTCCATCCTCTCCGCGCCCCGGAGTCGTGACGGGAAACGAAGTGACCGCCGCGAGATGGGCTTCGATCTTCACCGATCTCGGCCATTCAGTCGTGAGCTCGCCCGACGAGGCCGATCTTCTCGTTGCCCTCCACGCGAGAAGGAGCGCACCCGCCGTTCGTGCGTTTCACGACCGTCCCGTCATCGTCGCATTGACTGGCACCGATCTGTATCAGGATCTTCCCGGTGACGAGGACGCGCGCGAGTCCCTGAGACGTGCGAGTCGGGTCGTCGTCCTCCAGCCGGGCGCCCTGGACGTACTCGACGCGCCCACGCGAATGAAGACCGTGGTGATCTACCAGTCCGCCCGACCGCTGCACGGAGTCGCCAAGGTCGAGGACGCGTTCCAGGTCTGCCTCATCGCCCATCTCAGAGAAGTAAAAGATCCGTTTGTCGCTGCCGAAGCGACCCGGCGTCTTCCGGCAGACTCGCGCCTTCGTCTGGTTCACGCCGGCGCGGCGTTCTCGGAACCGATGCGCCTCCGAGCGAGCGAGCTGGTCACACTGAACCCGCGGTACCTCTGGCTCGGAGGCATCGGGCACCTGGAGTCGCGCCGCGTCATCGCTCGAAGCCACCTGATGCTCCTGACATCCCGGTTCGAAGGGGGCGCAAACGCCCTCTCCGAGGCTCTTGCCGCGGACGTCCCCATCGTCGCCTGTCGCGCCCCCGGTGTGGAGGGGCTTCTCGGTGGTAGCTACCCCGGACTGTTCGGGTCGGGTGAAATCGATGAGCTGGTGCGCCTTTTGATATCGGCGGAGCAGGACGCGGGATTCCGCACCGATCTCGAGAACGCCTGCCGGTCGCTTGCCACCCTCGTCGACCCCGCGCTCGAGAAGAGCGCCTGGGCTCAGCTCCTCGCCGGCGTGAGCGGAAGCGGCGCGACCTTCGGTTGA
- a CDS encoding membrane dipeptidase: MILDALGEIRLTHPMKLIAEILASGTSSVTVTLSDPKTYGETAFDEALQAIEAYERHIHEHSDYLSKATSVEDVDRAVERGRLAIFYQFQNSTPLQKDLDRVDHFHDLGVRSIQLTYNYQNYVGSGCRERDNRGITTFGIELIERMNARGMLIDASHASMATMADAIEISKQPIIVSHTACESVHHHVRNTTDENLRRLADKGGLVGICQIRPFLTTATTENLGAYFDHIDHAVTIAGIDHVCIGSDRDHRVIEDTSEEIRQLQEEEGPQFQPEHWPLYISELNGPRRMEVVVAGLSRRGYSDDAIEKILGANLYRLYSEVFR; encoded by the coding sequence ATGATTCTCGATGCACTCGGGGAGATCCGGCTCACCCATCCGATGAAGCTGATCGCGGAGATCCTTGCCAGCGGCACGAGCTCGGTAACGGTGACGCTTTCCGATCCCAAGACATACGGGGAGACGGCCTTCGACGAGGCTCTCCAGGCCATCGAAGCCTATGAACGCCACATCCACGAGCACTCCGACTATCTCTCGAAGGCGACTTCGGTGGAGGATGTGGATCGTGCCGTCGAACGAGGGCGGCTCGCCATTTTCTATCAGTTTCAGAATTCCACACCGTTGCAGAAGGATCTCGACCGTGTGGACCACTTCCACGACCTCGGGGTGAGGAGCATCCAGCTCACGTACAATTATCAGAACTACGTGGGCTCGGGCTGTCGGGAACGCGATAACCGGGGTATCACGACGTTTGGCATCGAGCTGATCGAGCGGATGAACGCTCGGGGAATGCTCATCGATGCGTCACACGCATCGATGGCCACCATGGCCGATGCCATCGAAATCTCCAAGCAGCCGATCATCGTCTCCCACACCGCTTGCGAGTCGGTGCATCATCACGTTCGAAACACGACCGACGAGAACCTTCGCCGTTTGGCGGACAAGGGTGGCCTGGTGGGAATCTGCCAGATAAGACCTTTTCTGACGACGGCGACCACCGAGAACCTTGGTGCCTACTTCGATCACATCGACCACGCGGTAACCATCGCCGGAATCGACCACGTGTGCATCGGCAGCGACCGTGACCATCGTGTCATCGAGGACACGTCGGAAGAGATTCGCCAGTTACAGGAGGAAGAGGGCCCCCAGTTCCAGCCCGAGCACTGGCCTCTGTACATCTCCGAGCTGAACGGACCCCGACGGATGGAGGTCGTAGTGGCTGGCTTGTCCCGCCGGGGTTACTCCGACGACGCGATCGAGAAGATCCTGGGCGCAAACCTGTACCGGCTCTACTCCGAGGTGTTCCGCTAG
- a CDS encoding PilZ domain-containing protein translates to MPSTEPQYTKPRKSRRLAPRRSATAALYQGEQQFAYGVVTNVSVSGACIVTDGSLSPGMDVGLKLSFYDQPRLIETGARVVWNRKAARSDVGLEGHQLNGVVFTLTAPPERARLAALLHSDGFELLYDPDTTEFDRLQHSLASELAQLGDKLRKTVGSRENEPE, encoded by the coding sequence GTGCCTTCGACGGAACCGCAGTACACCAAGCCCAGGAAGAGCCGGCGCTTGGCACCTCGTCGTTCGGCCACCGCGGCTTTGTATCAGGGCGAGCAGCAATTCGCCTACGGGGTGGTGACGAACGTGTCGGTCTCCGGGGCCTGCATCGTGACCGACGGCTCGCTTTCCCCCGGCATGGACGTCGGCCTCAAGCTCTCGTTTTACGACCAACCCCGACTCATCGAGACCGGTGCGCGCGTGGTTTGGAATCGCAAGGCCGCCCGATCCGACGTAGGGCTCGAAGGACACCAGTTGAACGGGGTCGTCTTCACTCTCACCGCTCCCCCCGAGCGCGCCCGGCTGGCCGCGTTGCTCCACTCCGACGGTTTCGAGCTGCTCTACGACCCTGACACGACGGAGTTCGATCGTCTCCAGCACTCACTCGCTTCCGAGCTCGCTCAGTTAGGAGACAAGCTCCGCAAGACCGTAGGTTCGCGCGAGAACGAGCCGGAATAG
- a CDS encoding glycosyltransferase family 1 protein — translation MSPLRIAIDGRKINDFGIGTYLRNLIRLLPRLDTVNEFHVLCYRQDEDLLRSFSSACRPVFVGAQNYSLSEHWAIPLALKRIRADLFHSPHYVLPFVTPCPAVVTVHDVIHLLFPQYLPSRFATHYARYMIGRALSHAKLVMTVSNASKRDLLGFFDIDGDKIRVIPNGIDPALTRELEPEAIERIRRRFQLTGRNALFVGNIKPHKNVERLIDAFARLREDPAFSDLTLIVVGEEISKYPALRRAVERHNLRACVRFFGFVPEMTLVGLYRAADIFVFPSLYEGFGLPPLEAMANGTPVVTSRISSLPEVVGDAAITVDPYDIDEIAHAMKSILTDGSLRNRLIEAGHAQAQRFSWESAVAQIHAAYMSALGKN, via the coding sequence GTGAGCCCTCTGCGGATCGCTATCGATGGCCGCAAGATCAACGACTTCGGCATTGGAACGTACCTCCGGAACCTGATTCGACTCCTTCCTCGACTCGACACGGTCAATGAGTTCCACGTGCTCTGCTACCGACAAGACGAAGACCTGCTGCGGTCCTTCTCCTCGGCCTGCCGGCCCGTCTTCGTCGGGGCGCAGAACTATTCTCTCTCCGAGCACTGGGCGATCCCTCTTGCCCTCAAGCGCATCCGTGCCGATCTGTTTCACTCTCCCCACTACGTGCTCCCCTTCGTCACTCCTTGCCCGGCGGTGGTAACCGTACACGACGTGATTCATCTGCTCTTTCCCCAGTACCTTCCCTCTCGATTCGCCACTCATTATGCGCGTTACATGATCGGCCGCGCTCTCTCCCATGCGAAGCTGGTGATGACGGTATCGAACGCCTCCAAGCGGGATCTCCTGGGTTTCTTCGACATCGACGGCGACAAGATTCGAGTGATACCGAACGGCATCGATCCGGCTCTCACGCGGGAGCTCGAACCGGAGGCCATCGAGCGCATTCGGCGGCGATTCCAGCTCACGGGACGAAACGCGCTCTTCGTCGGAAATATCAAGCCCCACAAGAACGTCGAACGGCTCATCGATGCCTTTGCGAGGCTGCGCGAGGACCCGGCATTCTCCGATCTGACTTTGATCGTGGTGGGCGAGGAGATCTCCAAATATCCAGCTCTCCGCCGGGCCGTCGAGCGCCACAACCTGAGGGCGTGCGTGCGTTTTTTCGGATTCGTGCCGGAAATGACCCTGGTGGGCCTGTACCGCGCGGCGGACATATTCGTCTTCCCCTCGCTCTACGAGGGCTTCGGGCTACCCCCTCTCGAAGCCATGGCCAACGGAACGCCCGTCGTGACTTCACGGATCTCGTCGCTTCCCGAAGTCGTGGGCGACGCGGCGATCACCGTCGACCCTTATGACATCGACGAGATCGCACATGCGATGAAATCGATTCTTACCGACGGGTCGCTGCGCAATCGCCTGATCGAAGCGGGCCACGCCCAAGCCCAGCGGTTCTCCTGGGAGAGCGCCGTGGCCCAGATCCATGCCGCCTATATGAGCGCTCTGGGAAAGAATTGA